The following coding sequences are from one Gossypium hirsutum isolate 1008001.06 chromosome A12, Gossypium_hirsutum_v2.1, whole genome shotgun sequence window:
- the LOC107952380 gene encoding uncharacterized protein yields the protein MDDHRREFMNLMQSDRSVTEYEAEFLRLCRYVQGMVASENERCIHFEDGLRNNLRVLIAPQRDWEFAFLVEEAKITKDVNRVKRQDRDRERGSAQPQRVVQQPLRGYGQVRGGNGMGHGQRASGRGAGQIEVRQPALVYTARDRDDRDAPDVIIGTFLIFDVPYTVLINIGSTHSYVASTVSKDLGILVKSISTEITVLSPLGQSVRVSKLYRDVLLVIQWVVFLENLMALPFGEFDLILGCEAYLAYVSVSDSGDSFIRDIKIVKDFLDVFPKVLQGLPPNREVEFRIELLPGLALKSITPYRMAPNELTELKAQLQELLDYGFICPSVSP from the exons ATGGATGATCATAGGCGTGAGTTCATGAACCTCATGCAAAGCGATAGATCAGTGACCGAGTATGAAGCTGAGTTTCTGAGGTTGTGTCGCTACGTTCAAGGCATGGTGGCATCTGAAAATGAGAGGTGCATCCACTTTGAGGACGGTTTGAGGAATAACTTAAGGGTTCtgattgctccacagagggaTTGGGAGTTTGCATTTTTAGTTGAGGAGGCGAAGATCACCAAGGATGTTAACCGTGTGAAGCGCCAGGATAGGGATCGAGAgaggg GTTCTGCGCAGCCTCAAAGGGTAGTTCAACAGCCACTAAGGGGTTATGGACAAgttaggggtggtaatggtatgggtcacGGGCAGAGAGCATCAGGTAGAGGTGCTGGTCAGATTGAGGTGAGGCAACCTGCACTGGTTTATACTGCACGGGACCGAGATGATAGAGATGCTCCTGATGTCATCATCGGTACATTCCTTATATTTGATGTGCCTTATACTGTTTTGATAAACATAGGTTCTACTCACTCCTATGTAGCTAGCACTGTATCTAAAGACCTGGGGATTCTTGTTAAGAGTATTTCTACTGAGATTACTGTACTAAGTCCATTGGGGCAGTCCGTTCGGGTTAGTAAACTCTATAGGGATGTTCTGTTAGTGATACAATGGGTTGTCTTTCTGGAAAATCTGATGGCGCTTCCTTTTGGAGAGTTCGAtttaattctag GGTGTGAGGCATACTTGGCTTACGTTAGTGTTTCTGATTCGGGGGACTCTTTTATTCGGGATATCAAAATAGTAAAGGACTTTCTAGATGTCTTTCCTAAGGTGTTACAGGGTTTACCTCcaaatcgagaagttgagttcaGAATTGAGCTTTTACCGGGTCTAGCTCTGAAGTCTATCACtccataccgtatggcaccaaaTGAGCTTActgagcttaaggctcaacttcaagaaCTTCTTGATTATGGTTTCAtctgtcctagtgtgtctccatag